The DNA sequence agcttcaatatatccacataattttccttcctcatgatgccatctattttgtgaagtgcaccagtccctcctgcagcaaagcacccccacatcatgatgctgccacccccatgcttcatggttgggatggtgttcttcggcttgcaagcctcacccttttttcctcaaaacataacgatggtcattatggccaaacagttcaatttatgtttgataagaccagaggacatttctccaaaaagtaagatctttgtccccatgtgcacttacaaactgtagtctggcttttttatggtggttttggagcagtggcttcttccttgctgagcagcctttcaggttatgttgatataggactcgttttactgtggatatagatacttgtctacctgtttcctccatcttcacaaggtcctttgttgttgttctgggattgatttgcacttttcgcaccaaactacgttcgtctctagaagacagaatgcatcttcttcctgagcggtatgatggctgcatggtcccatggtgtttatactggcatactgttgtttgtacagatgaatgtggtaccttcaggcatttggaaattgctcccaaggatgaaccagacttgtggaggtccacaagttttttctaaggtcttggctgatttcttttgattttccatgatgtcaagcaaagaggcactgattttgaaggtaggccttaaaatacatccacaggtacacctccaattgactcaaattaatctatcagaatctaattgtctaattgcctaaaggcatgacattattttctggaattttccaagctgcttaaaggcacagttaactggaattgtgatatagttaattaaaagtgaaacaatctgtctgtaaacaatagtTGGagaaattacttgtgtcatgcacaaagtagatgtcctaaactacttgccaaactatagttatggttaaaaaatgagttttaatgacttcaatctaagtgtatgtaaacttctgacttcgacTGTATAAACAAGAAATTATGAGAAAGTTGCTTTTGTGAAAAAGTCACAAATTGCGAGAGATACAGTTGCAATTCAGAGATATAATCTCAAAATTATAAGAAATAAAGGTGCAATTACTAGAAAAACTCGCAAATGCAAAAAACAGTTACAGTGATGGGAATCATCATTAAGAATGATgggaattgcaaaaaacaaaaacactggaaaatgtGCTTGATAGTCagattgcaacaaaaaaaaatcaattttctttatgcaaaatttttctgtttttccctTTGAGAAGTGACCCAGACATATTTCCCTAAGACCAGCAAATACTTCCAAGAACCTTTGCTGGAATTCATGTAAAACGTACCTTGCCTGCCGGCAGCTCTACTCGACAAGCCATGTCCCAGGTGAGAGAGAACATGACAGGCATGAAGTTTGAGACAAATGGCTTGTGTCTGCCGCCCTCCTCTTTACTCAGAACATAAACCTGATAACACCCAAAACACGGAGTTTAACAACGTAAAATGGTTTATGGAAATTTGGTTAAACAGAAATTGATGAATTCCTGCAATTTGAAGAGACAGACACTAACCTGAGCTTTGACCTTCTGGTGGGGCTGTATGGATGCTGGTTTGCTCATCACCATTCCTCGCCTAACATCCTCTCTCTTCAGCCCACGGACCAGAGCACCCAGATTATCACCCGCCTCCGCACGGTCCAGAGACTGATGGAACATCTCGATacctgcaagagagagagaagagagaaagagtgtgcaAGGGACAGAAAAATggagattaatttttttttgcaatgcattgtgATTAGTTTAGACGTAGTGTTTTCTTTGCTTCATTTggatgttttcaaatgttttatgttAGCGGTcaatcaatatgggtttttccaAAGGTAATATCTTGAGGATGGCAGATGGCCAGATCATGCAGTAGACACATTTTCTTACCAGTGACGACAGACTTAAAGGAACGACTGTGTCCGACAAATTCACACTCATCTCCTTTCTTGATCACTCCTCGCTCTAGTGTGCCAGTGACTACAGTACCACGACCTGCACACAAGAATCATACACAATGTTATGTAATGTCATGACAGCTTCTAAAACATAACATTAGATAAAACAACTAAAGCCTATATAAGATGTCTAAGATCCATTTAGATTAAAAACTCtcaaactgggggcctgggtagcttagcaagtaaagacgctgactaccgcccctggagtcgcgagttcgaatccagggtgtgtcgagtgaatccagccaggtctcctaagcaacaaaattgggccggttgctagggagggtaaagtcacatggggtaacctcctcgtggtcactataatgtggttctcgctctcggtggggcacgtggcgagttgtgtgtggatgccgcagagaatagcgtgaagcctccacacgcgctacatctccgcggtaatgcgctcaacgagccacgtgataagatgcgcgtattGACGGTCTCTgacgcggaggaaactgagatttgtcctccaccacccggattgaggcgagtcactacgccaccacgaggacttagagcgcattgggaattgggcattccaaattagggaggaaaaaaaaaaactctcttctgAACTGACTTGATAAAACCTTTAAGGGTCCAAAGTGAAttataaagaaaaaacacaagcAAATTATTACATAAGAGCCAAAAACAGTATTAGCAGAATCAGGACACCAGAGAAGTTCAGAAgctagtgcagaagtgtgcattCGGAAAATGAAAAGCGAGTAAAAATAGTTTTCGTTAATGGGAAGTGGCTTTTACAACACAACACAGACAGAACAGCATATACCTGGAATAGAATAGACTCCCTCTATGGGCAGCAGGAATGGTTTCTCCAGCTCTCTCTTTGGCAGAGGAATATAAGTATCTACCACCTCCAAAAGCTTCATAACAGCGTTAACGCCCAGTTCTGGCTCCCTGttctaaacacacacaatcagaACAGAAGCACTGAATAATACTACTATTAAACCAGAGCTTTCAATCGATTACATAATTCCATGACATGCCGATTCATTAATTATCTATATTTGCAGAGACAGCCCTCCAAATATAGATAAttcaataaaatatacaataatttaaataattacaattataatatattcagaatgaaatatattgcattattaatTTGTGGCAGATGAGAAAAGCATCGATTAGGCAACAAAGTGTCTTTAGTGGTCAAACTGAACAGAAGCTTAAAGCCGACaccaatccattttgcaatggaTTTAGTCAATCCGTCCTGTGTTCTTACATTcagtctgtgctatttttaattgtcggttTACGTGCATATGCGTCAGAAGCATATATATTGAAGAGATGCAGTTCTtccacaaccaaaaacacaacaaCGTCTGGGGACCTTCCTCCACACCTTGATCTTTTCGTATGTTAAAAAGCAAAATACAGTAACAACAGTACCGATTCCAGTGAGTACATCAgccgctctctctctctaagaATTCACTGCAATATTTACGTATGTTATGGAGGCAGAGATATTCAAATGAGTCCCATTCCTATGTCACTATGGGGCCGATTTCAAAACGAGTCGTTTTTGCAGGGTGGAAACAattaatgctctttttggactggagaggaagttttgagttctgaaacttacagcatgtttttgtcgtacaatgacctcttatttgtcaaaatatcaaggaaaattacaTCCCTCATGACATGATGCCTTTAAGGAATTtatcctcactgctggttcaggatttgtTCCTTGAGTTACTTTAGTGCAGGGTTCaccaattagttttcaccaagggccaaattctgtcaacaatacaaattCAAGGGCAACGGCCCTCGGTGTAACGATAAAGTGTCtgtgctgctgctattattatttttttattattattgttattattattaccattgttgtttatattattaaaagtcACAgcataaatattcagatttttttattggttatttttcctcagtattagtagcctgtttaatttattcaaacaattatgaacattttgtttgtacaCAGATACACAAAATTAATACATCTGTGCCtgctgaaacaaaaacaaactttaataaacaatctggatctccatgtcctccatgcgAATCAACTGTTCCTTCTCATCTCCAAACGGGATCTCCTCCCTGCACTTTCCCTAATTGCAGATTCAATTATTAGACCTTTTagcattcatatttttattgttCTTAATGACAATATAAGAAAGTATTGCAATACtttcaataaagaaaagaccGTGAGTCAGTgtttatcttattattattatttttatccccttttctcccaatttggaatgcccaattcccactacttagtaagtcctcgtggtggcgcagttactcacctcaatccaggtggtggaggacaagtctcagttgcctccacttctgagacagtcaatccgcacatcttatcacgtggctcgctgtgcctGTCACCGCGGagtctcacagcatgtggaggctcatgctactctccacgatccatgcacaactcaccacgcgccccgttgagagcgagaacccctaatcgcaaccacgaggaggttaccccatgtgactctaccctccctagcaaccgggccaatttggttgcttaggagacctggctggagtcactcagcacaccctggatttgaactcacgactccaggggtggtagtcagcatcaatactcgctgagctacccaggccccgtttatattatttttaatattaggctATACATCGTATTTTATACTGTAAATGTTACTGTTAATGTGCACTATTCCACatcatttatatcactgtaccttgtgttatattatccaggcattaatccagacattataaaaagagtagttTCGAAGCTTCAGGAGTCCGGttggaatatactcgtagcaaaatacatgtgcaaatataaataggatgtatatttatgcaacagtgctctttactaatctcactcgcataaaaacacagattatatactcctgagaatgcatcaacaccatggaaaaaacataatgaaacagttaagccaaattaggtaaataaatgagacAGTCAAACACAGCATGCAAGGAGTGCTACTTGGGTGTATAATAATTCCCACTGGTGCTCTTTGGATAAGGGATATTCTGTTCAGATGCTCTAGTGGTCCAAGGCACTCAGAGTagggtttacatttttaaaaagcctttattaagtCATGGCTATTGGATTAAAACATACCACAAGCCGACACATTGTGGCTTACAAAGCCTTCATCACATAGCCTTCATCAGGGTGTCCTGATGAAGGCTTTGTAAGCCGCAACGTGTCGTTTTGTGGTATGCTTTAATCCAGTTAATCAAATGATTGATAAATTCCATAAAAAGCACAGAAATGACTTATGACATTTTGTACATAATATTGAATGCAGCCAATGGGATAATCGCTAAATTATTTagttttgtgttctgctaaagaatcatcatatgggtttggaaagacttgagggtgagcaaatgacagaatgaacatttttgggtgaatcgaCCCTTCAATCTTTTCCTCCATCCGTCTCCATTCCACTATCCTTACCTCCAGGGCACAGAGCGCCGATCCAATAACAACGGGTGTGTTTTCCCCGTCATAGCCGAACTCGGTGAGCAGCTCTCTGATCTCCAGCTCCACCAGGTCCAGCATCTCTTTATCCTCCACGGCATCAGCTTTATTCACAAACACCACCACGTTCTCCACGCCGATCTGCCTCGCCAGCAGGAGGTGCTCACGAGTCTGAGGCATCTGGCCATCTGTCGCCGCCACCACCAGAACGCAGCCGTCCAGCTGAGCGGTGCCTGTGATCATgttctacagagagagagagagagagagagagagagagagagagagagagagagagatgcatttaTAACCATTGCATTGTTACTGTAAATACAGGGGACTAGTTGTCACAATTAGTAAAATTCCATTTCAGCATTTCCACAAAAAGCCTCAGCCATGTTACATGTGTGCGTTTACCTTGACGTAGTCAGCATGTCCAGGGCAGTCTGTGTGTGCGTAGTGTCTGTTAGCGGTGGTGTATTCCACATGTGAGGCATTAATGGTAATTCCTCTGGCTTTCTCCTCAGGAGCGTTATCAATATCTTCATACTTCTTATAACGTGCACCACCAGCCTCGGCAAGAactgacacaaacacgcacacatttCGATGAACACACTAGTTTTGTAACTATCTATATCCCAACCCCATCCCACCGACCAATAAtctggtgtatgtaaacaagtggGTGGAGTCATCAAAAGGGATACATAGGTGGGAGGGGCTTAACACGATACTGCCAGTAAGGTTTAGAATTGTGCGATATTGGATTAGTGTAATTTGGGCAGCATTATAGAGGTCAGTTTAGTCTTTAAGTTACCTTTGGTGATGGCAGCAGTAAGTGTCGTCTTGCCGTGGTCTACATGACCAATAGTCCCGATGTTAACATGGGGTTTATCACGAGAAAACACCCTTTTGGCCTCCGCTGCGAAATTCCTCCGACTTAGAGGTACTGCACACTgagagatgaagaaaaaaaaaataataataataataatttatatatatatatatatatatatatatatatatatatatatatatatatatacatcatatATTGCTTTCTCAATATTTATAcaaatcttaaataaaaaaataaaaataaaacaattctgaaAACAGGCTGTGTCTTGAAAAATTTAGCTTTATAAATTAAGCATTTTGCCAGAATTATAATGCAGCTTGAAATATATTAATTATCTTTATTCCCCATGATAATCCTGCAGATTTAGGCActtcaataaaatatttaattgctcaCAATTACATCATTAATGAAGTACTTTAACTGAAAACACTCACCAGTTTATAGGAGCTGTGCCGTAAACTCGGGGAGGTCAACTGCAGAGCTGAAAAACAGGAGGgggaaaatgtgtttaatgtcatgtttaataacttttaaaaacaatGGCTTGTggttctgaaaaatgttttagcattattaaaattatatacaaACAGAGCATAATATATTACATagattacatataaaataaagattataaaaataacaaataaatcaagGTTAATTAATATATTACACACACTAAATCAGCTCTTCCACAGTGCAATGCATCAACATCAATGTAATTGCACTGCTGTCAAAAGTAGTCAAAATCTGATCTAATCTAGACACCCGGCTATTCAGGAACACTGGATGATCATTCTTGATTCAGGACAGCTCTTTCATTCATTCGTGCATAAACTGTCTTATGAATTGCAGTCAGTAATGTTGTTTTGTGATATATTCAGCATAGGTTCAGGAACTTGACCTTGCGTTAAGCAACACACAAGCATCCCTGCCTCTGCCCACCCTAACTGCCATTTCCACAATTACATCCATGCATTTACGCATTTAAAACTTATACCCCATGCAAATTACTCGTAGCATGAACCAGAGTACAATGGCAAGcgcaaacaaaaattaaaaaatgctttttgtaACTTACCGGACAGGCACGCGCGGATGCTCACGAGCGCAGCCATTTTGCGGGCGAAGACAAATGCGCATGTGCGAGGAAATCAGGGGGCTTGACTAACGTCATCACTACTGGACGTGTGTTTTTAACGTAAACATTCTACAAAATGTGACCGTACAAATTTGGTGGCGGCTTTTCCCTCCATTATCTTACCAAAATTTgacatggtaaccatagtttcatgGTAACCATCGTTCCATcgttcgggacatttttgtctttttcatttttgtcttttcgatcattttggctgtgttaatgccaacggcatagaTTTtgtcaaaggtgtgtattttttggggaatttttatatttcaacctcagttcctataatacatctataatacactgtgttcacaaaatagttacactcaggaccttcaggacaaaaatgtccccattgaaacccattaaaactacaATATTTGATTCCAGTGCCAtttaagcataaaatcatgaatccTGTGATATTATGCTGGctccaaaatttacatttttaatatttccaccagatggcgccatttttctcatgtttagcctatggagcaaatacatgcttttttcctattttctgtttgctgtattatagagcactgcaggacaactaaataaatgatgcagctaaaattgtgtgggtgtgttggtatggatgtcagagtgtgttttgtatgtgtctattgagaaatttgtgtgtgtgtaaaaaacatcAGTGGTATTATataaaactggcatttaaagggttaaaatcctgaaaatgaatgaatatttggtagttatgatcaggactgatgttggttaaaaaattaactaattgaaagtggaaaataatatgaatatataatattattatggcagttctttgacgcagacatttttgtcctctaaggacctctgagtaattttgttttaaattgcacaagggttaaagttaTTGTGTTACAATTCACTGCGGTTTCggttattttgaatttagaaacTGCATAGAGGGATGAAAAGCAAAAAAGCCAGCCTAATACAACAGAAAAGAAAcagaagtgagaaaatgaataaaaataagccACATAATGctacaatataaaatataaaaattaaataaatacatttttaaggaatagttcacccaaagatgacaATTCTCTATTTGTGTACTCACATTTATGCCATCtcaaaacctatatgactttctttcttcgcagaacacaaataaaggtaTTTTaatatacaatgcaagtaaatggtgacccacatttcaagctccaaaaaggacataaagtaaacataaaggtaatccatagtggtttaatccatgtcttctgaagcgatccaatcggttttgagtgagaacagaccaaaatataactccttttcactataaattttgacatcagcagtctctaagcacaatcatgtttacactaactagtgcttgacgcatgtgcaagATGGCGCAAGGAAGGatcaagtgtaatcgagcttgaaatcaaaaggaggaaaggaaaggagactgctaatgtcaagatttatagcgaAAAAGgaataatttttttagtctgcgctcacccaaaaccatttggatcgcttcagaagacatggattataccactatggattacatttatgctgcatttatgtcctttttggagcttgaaaatgtggtcagcattcacttgcattgtatggacaaacagacatcatatcaccatcaaaatatcttcatttgtgttatgtaGTAGAAAAGAAAAATTCATCTGTGTTTGAGacgtcataagggtgagtaaatgataagagaattttcatatttgggtgaactgtccctttaaaacagTTGATTACCATGAGAGAGGGGCAGGAGATGAATTACATAAAACCACCCATTAATGAATGTGCCTTAAAAGatttttaatcaatatttcaaaaataattgtattgttaATATCCCTAAAACATATGAGAAGAAACAATTTTTAATTTCaaatgaacaaatatatatatttttattaattaaaatactttGAAGACTTTTGCTCttcttttattgttgttttttctgcTGTAGTGCtcttgtaataatttttttattacatttatcatttagttttatttttcacGTTGTTACTCTGTGCATGCGGACTTCTGGATATCATTACGGTAAAGCGTAATGACGTCATTGCACGGCGACGGGTTTCTTCGCGCACGCTGCTGTTCTGCAGGATCTGGAAACTTCTGGATCCGCACCGGTGTGTTTGTGCTACAGGAACATTTTGACACCTATCACTTCTACATCAACAAAACCTGGGCATCTATTATTTTCACAAGGTAAGACAATGACGTAAGtgaaaaataacaattattttcgggatatttatttaatttatcatAATTACAGACATACCATTAGTCTTACAGTAGTTATAGACCAGTGTCTCAtagctaaacaaaaaaaaaaatattgaaattattttagtcaagctataaaatgtaaaaacacaaGACTAATGGTATGTCTGTAATTatgataaattaaataaatatcccgaaaataatttttattactgTTTTCAACGATACTGAAGCCTGTAGAGACGTAACGAGAGTGTAgttaccaccaaaaaaaaaataaaaaataaattaatcaataaatGAAACAACCCTGAACAAATAGATGTGATTATTCTGTCAACAAGAGGACTGTGTTAAATGTGATTTTGTGTGCCAATATGATTGGTCATTCTTTACATGTTTTTCCAAGTTATCTTGGAATGTATTTATCCGGCATAATTATAAAGCATGATTATTGATGAAAATTATAATGTAGAATATCACATGATCTCTCTTTCTCTAGATGGCAGAAGGCAGGCGTAACCGGCGTCACCCCAGTAATTTACAGGGTGTGCTTCAGATGGCTGTGGAGGCTGGATCTGCGTCTGAGGGTCCGGCTCCATCAGAGCCTATGACACAGGAGGTGAGTAGGCCACATGTACTGTACTCATGTCATACAGTCCTTTATGCATCCTGATGTCTCAATACAAGGCAATTAAGCAAATGTGCTTATTGCTGTGTATTAGTTATCCGGTTGAGACTACGCATTAGACTCAGTTTACAAATGTCTAAACTCTCCTGTCTTTCTTCACCTTTCTTAATTTCTGTAGAGAATGGAGTTTTTGAGAGGAGCTCTGGCAGAAGTGTGTAAAGGACAGATGGATGAGGTAGAACAGATGAAACAGTGTTTGGAAGTGCTGACCAGAGATAAAAGCAGAGAAAGTGGGAGTGAGGAAGAGGATGATGAGGAGGATGAAAGAGAGGAGGCTCTGGAAATGCTCTCAGAGCTCTGCGAGAACCTGGACAATGCAAgaggtatgtgtatgtgtgcatatgcATCGCATCAGGACAGATTAGCATTCACACTGAAAATGGGATGTGGTTAGatgtcgaccgatatatcggttttgcagattaatcggcacagataacagatttctggaactatcggttatcgtcagaaatccacaccgatagtttttccctgttgcgtccggtgctggagcggctgggaagggtccactgtcgttatacagtatgagagcggcctctagaggagAAATAAAAACTATAACTTCACTGAtgtcttgtggtgtttgttttgacacatgagactacactctgcatagAGCAGAacgaacacttcagatgcggatttaaaacatcaacgaaaaggtatgtatactgtacacgttgtcatatgattataaagtaattaatttgttgactagatgctgcattagtagagaacagtaCGTTTgctgacaaggctgagaggacgctaacattaaagctaacctcaagcggttaaaACAGTGTGACAAAAATgcacgcaagtcctacccaaatgtttaaatgtcacgattgttaccatctattaccatctatttgcattagtttatatccagctggtcacgattatgcattcgttagctaagttgcatatttaaagctagtgacgtgagaaagcaaattaatatcttcatgcagccgagagaaatgtataaacaaatcagaaacgcatctgatttcaaatcaatttttttatcctcactgtaatacgatgactagatcgatcacattcttgcactgAAAAAGGCTaaacacagcgcaacaaatacagtttaacagaaagcaggtgtctcaacatgcgtgtaaagttctttttaattagacacatcatctaaaaaacacgagacgctgaataaacaaaaacaaagtgaaacaaagacgttcgtcttgTGCgcgtttacattgaaaaacaaattaatggTTGCAGAAGCGTTCGGgatgaacagccccttacagctGGTGGAGGTCTTttgccattgcgtcttgctctcttataagtgtttcttagattaagcaatgagttgtttaaatgctttgtcaggaaagatatTCAACTTGGAAACGTGTGTCTCGAGATTTTTGCGttcggttccattctgttgtgttttgtctgtttgaacagcccctggcctggcctcatagtctgagccgcttcaccattGAGTTCAACCGTATAcctctgctatctgtgaatattgccaCTCtgcatacaactgtactgaatctGAAAAACAttgtggtatttcactgttattatgaaacttgtgtctggagtagtaggaatcagtgcaagtgtaacaccatgtgaactgtctattgaagcgttttcccccctcattttacatTTGACttgacatttgagaatatggaccgactaaaacgtactttttatttatttattttatgcacataagttgaaaattataaactttttttttaaca is a window from the Myxocyprinus asiaticus isolate MX2 ecotype Aquarium Trade chromosome 13, UBuf_Myxa_2, whole genome shotgun sequence genome containing:
- the LOC127450249 gene encoding elongation factor Tu, mitochondrial-like, whose protein sequence is MAALVSIRACLSALQLTSPSLRHSSYKLCAVPLSRRNFAAEAKRVFSRDKPHVNIGTIGHVDHGKTTLTAAITKVLAEAGGARYKKYEDIDNAPEEKARGITINASHVEYTTANRHYAHTDCPGHADYVKNMITGTAQLDGCVLVVAATDGQMPQTREHLLLARQIGVENVVVFVNKADAVEDKEMLDLVELEIRELLTEFGYDGENTPVVIGSALCALENREPELGVNAVMKLLEVVDTYIPLPKRELEKPFLLPIEGVYSIPGRGTVVTGTLERGVIKKGDECEFVGHSRSFKSVVTGIEMFHQSLDRAEAGDNLGALVRGLKREDVRRGMVMSKPASIQPHQKVKAQVYVLSKEEGGRHKPFVSNFMPVMFSLTWDMACRVELPAGKEMVMPGEDTSLTLTLRQPMVLDKGQRFTLRDGNKTIGTGLVTDILTITEEDKHNWG